From Hartmannibacter diazotrophicus, a single genomic window includes:
- a CDS encoding DUF1761 domain-containing protein — translation MDFTGISYLAVVLAAVAGFAVGALWYGLLFGRAWMTALGKSREDLGGGARPFVTSIIANLVMAWLLAGLIGHIGPVDPVSGLITAFFVWLAFIATTMTVNYAFQGARPALLLIDAGHWLAVLLVMGLVIGLVGA, via the coding sequence ATGGACTTTACCGGCATCAGCTATCTTGCGGTCGTCCTTGCTGCGGTGGCCGGCTTTGCGGTCGGCGCGCTCTGGTACGGCCTGCTGTTCGGCAGGGCCTGGATGACCGCGCTCGGCAAGAGCCGCGAGGATCTTGGCGGCGGCGCGCGGCCATTCGTCACATCGATCATCGCCAATCTGGTCATGGCCTGGCTGTTGGCCGGCCTCATCGGGCATATCGGCCCCGTCGACCCGGTCTCGGGCCTGATCACGGCCTTTTTCGTCTGGCTCGCCTTCATCGCGACGACGATGACGGTCAACTACGCCTTCCAGGGCGCTCGCCCCGCACTGCTTCTCATCGATGCCGGCCACTGGCTGGCCGTTCTCCTCGTCATGGGTCTCGTCATCGGCCTCGTCGGCGCTTGA
- a CDS encoding DUF1624 domain-containing protein: MAEAMDRTAAEQGKSRRIDLLDIARAFAILAMASYHFAWDLSYFGFINVNVASEPAWHHYAQAIASSFLILVGISLVLAHRRGFRLRPFLIRFGQIALSAAAITLVTYFVFPDAFIYFGILHNIAVASVLGLAFVRLPVALTVIAAAIALALPLAVSVPGDAGFAVWWTGLANWVRPANDFVPLFPWFGAVLGGIALGRIMVDRGWTQHLAAFVAKGRLGRGLVFAGRHSLIIYLIHQPLLFGLTDLAAMVIPPNEAAQRSAFVGSCVTSCKDMGGEAAFCEAHCGCVAGKLDSTDYWTKRFVSKEDQEVVAQSSASCALELQGDVESQ, translated from the coding sequence ATGGCCGAGGCCATGGACCGGACGGCGGCGGAACAGGGCAAATCACGGCGGATCGATCTTCTGGATATCGCCCGCGCGTTCGCGATCCTCGCGATGGCGAGCTATCATTTTGCCTGGGACCTGTCCTATTTCGGCTTCATCAACGTCAATGTCGCGTCCGAGCCGGCCTGGCACCACTATGCACAGGCAATTGCCTCGTCCTTCCTCATCCTCGTCGGTATTTCGCTGGTTCTGGCGCATCGACGCGGCTTTCGGCTGAGGCCCTTCCTCATCCGGTTCGGCCAGATTGCCCTCTCGGCGGCGGCGATCACGCTGGTCACCTACTTCGTCTTTCCCGATGCCTTCATCTATTTCGGCATCCTCCACAATATCGCGGTCGCGAGTGTCCTCGGCCTTGCCTTCGTCCGTCTTCCCGTTGCCCTGACCGTCATTGCCGCCGCCATCGCTCTTGCGTTGCCGCTTGCCGTGTCGGTGCCGGGCGATGCGGGCTTCGCCGTCTGGTGGACCGGGCTTGCGAACTGGGTACGGCCGGCCAACGACTTCGTGCCGCTCTTTCCCTGGTTCGGGGCGGTGCTTGGCGGCATCGCGCTCGGGCGGATCATGGTCGATCGCGGCTGGACGCAGCACCTCGCGGCATTCGTGGCGAAAGGCCGGCTCGGCCGGGGACTGGTCTTCGCCGGCCGGCATTCGCTGATCATCTATCTGATCCACCAGCCGTTGCTCTTCGGCCTGACCGACCTTGCGGCGATGGTGATCCCGCCGAACGAAGCCGCGCAGCGTTCGGCCTTCGTCGGCTCCTGTGTCACGTCCTGCAAGGACATGGGCGGCGAGGCCGCCTTCTGCGAGGCGCACTGCGGCTGCGTTGCCGGCAAGCTGGACAGCACCGATTACTGGACGAAGCGCTTCGTCTCGAAAGAGGATCAGGAGGTCGTGGCGCAGTCGTCGGCGAGTTGCGCGCTGGAGCTTCAGGGTGATGTCGAAAGCCAGTAG
- the acs gene encoding acetate--CoA ligase, with amino-acid sequence MTDAVIPVPAVMADNAYVNNEAYLAMYKHSVEDPDGFWGEVGKRLDWIKPYTKVKNTSYDPHNVSIKWFEDGVLNVSANCVDRHLATKSDQVAIIWEGDNPAESKSITYRELYENVCKFANVLKAHGVKKGDRVTIYLPMIPEAAYAMLACARVGAIHSIVFAGFSPDSLAGRVEDCDSKIILTADEGLRGGRKVPLKTNVDAALEKVSGVTSVIVVKRTGGDVPMTDGRDYFYDAEAAKVSADCPVEPMNAEDPLFILYTSGSTGKPKGVLHTTGGYLVYASMTHQYVFDYHDGDVYWCTADVGWVTGHSYIVYGPLANGATTLMFEGVPNYPSPARCWEVIDKHNVNIFYTAPTAIRALMGAGDEHVTKTSRKSLKLLGSVGEPINPEAWMWYYNVVGEKRCPIVDTWWQTETGGILITPLPGATILKPGSATRPFFGVEPAIVDAEGGILEGATEGNLVITTSWPGQMRTIYGDHERFVQTYFTTYKGYYFTGDGCRRDADGYYWITGRVDDVINVSGHRMGTAEVESALVAHPKVSEAAVVGYPHDLKGQGIYCYVTLMDGEEPTDDLKKELRNWVRSEIGPIASPDLIQFAPGLPKTRSGKIMRRILRKIAEDEFGSLGDTSTLADPGVVNDLIDNRQNRKAS; translated from the coding sequence ATGACGGACGCGGTAATCCCCGTTCCGGCCGTGATGGCCGACAACGCCTACGTGAACAACGAAGCCTATCTCGCCATGTACAAGCACTCGGTCGAGGACCCGGATGGCTTCTGGGGCGAGGTCGGCAAGAGGCTTGACTGGATCAAGCCCTATACCAAGGTCAAGAACACCAGCTACGACCCGCACAACGTCTCGATCAAATGGTTCGAGGACGGCGTGCTGAACGTCTCCGCCAACTGCGTCGACCGGCATCTGGCGACGAAAAGCGACCAGGTCGCCATCATCTGGGAAGGCGACAATCCGGCTGAATCGAAGTCGATCACCTATCGCGAGCTCTACGAGAACGTCTGCAAGTTCGCCAACGTCCTGAAGGCGCACGGCGTCAAGAAGGGCGACCGGGTCACCATCTACCTGCCGATGATCCCCGAGGCGGCCTATGCGATGCTCGCCTGCGCCCGCGTCGGCGCCATCCACTCCATCGTCTTCGCCGGCTTTTCTCCCGACAGCCTCGCGGGCCGCGTCGAGGACTGCGATTCCAAGATCATCCTGACCGCCGACGAGGGCCTGCGCGGCGGACGCAAGGTTCCGCTCAAGACCAACGTCGACGCGGCGCTGGAAAAAGTCTCGGGCGTGACGTCGGTGATCGTCGTCAAGCGCACCGGCGGCGACGTCCCGATGACCGACGGCCGCGACTATTTCTATGACGCCGAGGCAGCCAAGGTCTCCGCCGACTGCCCGGTCGAGCCGATGAACGCGGAAGACCCGCTCTTCATCCTCTATACCTCCGGGTCCACCGGCAAGCCAAAGGGCGTGCTGCATACGACGGGCGGCTATCTCGTCTACGCCTCGATGACCCACCAGTATGTCTTCGACTACCATGACGGCGACGTCTACTGGTGCACGGCCGACGTCGGCTGGGTCACCGGCCACAGCTACATCGTCTACGGTCCGCTCGCCAACGGCGCGACGACGCTGATGTTCGAGGGCGTGCCGAACTATCCCTCGCCGGCGCGCTGCTGGGAGGTGATCGACAAGCACAACGTCAACATCTTCTACACCGCCCCGACGGCGATCCGCGCCCTGATGGGCGCCGGCGACGAGCATGTGACCAAGACGTCGCGCAAGTCGCTGAAGCTGCTGGGGTCTGTCGGCGAACCGATCAATCCCGAAGCCTGGATGTGGTACTACAACGTCGTCGGCGAGAAGCGCTGCCCGATCGTCGATACCTGGTGGCAGACGGAGACCGGCGGCATCCTGATCACCCCGCTTCCGGGCGCGACGATCCTGAAGCCGGGCTCCGCAACGCGTCCCTTCTTCGGCGTCGAGCCGGCGATCGTCGACGCGGAAGGCGGCATCCTTGAGGGCGCGACCGAGGGCAACCTCGTCATCACCACCTCCTGGCCGGGCCAGATGCGCACGATCTATGGCGATCACGAGCGCTTCGTGCAGACCTATTTCACCACCTACAAGGGCTACTATTTCACCGGTGACGGCTGCCGGCGCGACGCGGACGGCTACTACTGGATCACCGGCCGCGTCGACGACGTCATCAACGTCTCCGGCCACCGCATGGGCACGGCCGAGGTCGAGTCCGCGCTGGTTGCCCACCCGAAGGTCTCCGAGGCCGCCGTCGTCGGCTACCCGCATGACCTCAAGGGCCAGGGCATCTACTGCTACGTGACGCTGATGGACGGCGAGGAGCCGACCGACGATCTCAAGAAGGAACTCAGGAACTGGGTCCGCAGCGAGATCGGGCCGATTGCCTCGCCGGATCTGATCCAGTTCGCGCCCGGCCTGCCGAAGACGCGCTCGGGCAAGATCATGCGTCGTATCCTCAGGAAGATCGCCGAGGACGAGTTCGGCTCGCTCGGCGATACCTCGACGCTCGCCGACCCCGGCGTCGTCAACGACCTCATCGACAACCGCCAGAACCGCAAGGCAAGCTGA
- a CDS encoding BolA family protein encodes MTTRRERISAALQKAFSPESLEVIDESHHHEGHGGWSESGETHFRIRIKSAAFDGKSRLSQHRLVNDVLKDELQGGLHALAIEAQGSGVNGSGANSSAS; translated from the coding sequence ATGACAACGAGACGCGAACGCATCAGTGCCGCGCTGCAGAAGGCCTTCAGCCCCGAGAGCCTCGAGGTGATCGACGAATCGCATCACCATGAAGGCCATGGCGGCTGGTCGGAGAGCGGCGAAACCCATTTCCGTATCCGCATCAAATCGGCGGCCTTCGACGGCAAGTCCCGCCTCAGCCAGCATCGTCTGGTCAATGACGTCTTGAAGGATGAACTTCAGGGCGGCCTGCACGCGCTCGCCATCGAGGCCCAGGGCAGTGGGGTAAATGGCAGCGGAGCGAACAGCAGCGCGTCCTGA
- a CDS encoding RNA polymerase factor sigma-32, with product MGRFDPDSAWIMRAARAAPYLERDEERELAERWRDLHDQSALHAITQAHMRLVISTAGRFRHYGFPLSDLIQEGHVGLLEAASRFDPAREVRFSTYASWWIRASMQDFVLRNWSIVRGGTSSAQKALFFNLRALRAKILRNDQAATDDEVYRQIAQAIGVSKADVTVMASRLSAPDASLNAPVSDDEDNGVERMDLLISDAPLPDQLAQDSIDGEVLSHRLAVALETLSDRERRIVEVRRLAEDAATLEEVGVMMGISKERVRQIEVRALEKLRDAMIGQDGAAS from the coding sequence ATGGGGCGCTTCGATCCGGACAGTGCTTGGATCATGCGGGCGGCGCGGGCCGCTCCCTATCTGGAGCGAGACGAGGAACGTGAACTCGCCGAGCGATGGCGGGACCTTCACGACCAGAGCGCGCTCCATGCCATCACCCAGGCACATATGCGGCTGGTGATTTCGACGGCCGGACGTTTTCGCCACTACGGCTTCCCGCTGTCCGATCTCATCCAGGAAGGGCACGTCGGCCTTCTGGAGGCGGCGTCCCGCTTCGATCCGGCCCGCGAGGTCCGGTTCTCGACCTACGCGAGCTGGTGGATTCGTGCCTCGATGCAGGACTTCGTGCTGCGGAACTGGTCGATCGTGCGCGGCGGAACCTCCTCGGCGCAGAAGGCGCTGTTTTTCAACCTGCGCGCCCTTCGCGCCAAAATCCTTCGCAACGATCAGGCCGCCACCGACGACGAGGTCTACCGGCAGATCGCCCAGGCCATCGGGGTGAGCAAGGCCGACGTGACCGTGATGGCGAGCCGCCTGTCGGCGCCCGATGCCTCCCTGAACGCGCCCGTGTCCGACGACGAGGACAACGGGGTCGAGCGGATGGACCTGCTGATCAGCGACGCGCCGCTGCCCGACCAACTGGCGCAGGATTCGATCGACGGCGAAGTGCTTAGCCACCGTCTGGCGGTGGCGCTGGAAACGCTCTCCGACCGCGAGCGGCGGATCGTGGAGGTGCGCCGCCTTGCGGAAGACGCGGCGACGCTGGAAGAGGTCGGCGTGATGATGGGCATTTCCAAGGAGCGCGTCCGCCAGATCGAAGTGAGGGCGCTGGAAAAGCTGCGCGATGCGATGATCGGTCAGGACGGCGCCGCGTCGTGA